A region from the Candidatus Eremiobacteraceae bacterium genome encodes:
- a CDS encoding TonB-dependent receptor — translation MPKSMTRALLALLIFVGLAFGQGTGVLAGTTGGIQGTVTSATGSPVANVQVSAVAPSYSNKTVTGSNGFYALASLPPDTYTVTFTATGFTPVSVFGITVNQDQTVALNHTLTTEVKTLGKQTVRGTTSLVQPKTTVNQYTVTSQSIQNITGTPQNISETAVLNTLPGITTDSAGYPVIRAGAENEEGYELEGIDATDPLTGQFINSLSLVGDSRIVVSTGGYDVSNGNTNAGVINSVIKRGAYPGAGQSTARMNFQNFDHRLAGEWGSATPDNRFSYFMAFNSIRDYRVYGDRTTFLPRLVGAVGDETGNQDVMNLFYRWGENNANEIQYFGETGASLFNENNLINSATTPYASNNGEVLASLGPDIVAATQLFPGQVGLNQFTDYADHENNQHSIQKLNFRRTLTASSYAELRFTRTDEADNFILPWDGGAFGDEFEHNYSANSGIGFDYENQLSSKHQIAFGAETIFTKSAYDLGLPSESAFIFGNELCYVTPINIAFGCPSNEQFLGKMPALTLLVNDPLHRSDLWVKDDWSPSDKIQATIGVRYDQEILDIPANAARYNYSFTTSPVTGAVTQLPGPAITSDVTHPKQVSPRFALSYKLDDNNVLRFSYGKNIEFTPFTNVEAKSAISPSMAQCNIASGCFQPLLGGPGNLVPGQTSPSNNITNLYQQAIGDYNSNFFAQYTPVKPQRATNYDLSFTHEFPNNFELRITPYYRKGVDYVVANTPLLFTLPDGTSIFGSPREQNAGVNQNTGVELALQKNASFGLSGTFSFTYDNTLANYNSDFFPSTNNAALALNHFFHVSYVAPIVATLNLAMDTRNGWHFSALMPFESGYRYGVGKKTFIFQPIGPNGGEKPVEVLNTDLAEIALGANQFTSAYYFTDPSNPGTILHPNITGSRGTDDGNDPGTLIGPPRFFLNNVTVAHDVGHGPTGMQVGIVGTNLLGNYTNTVVGGNSRYRNNGLGGFGPTSGTNLVLPLFEPYQFPRSPNPYENEPTGPARLYTLFVSIKY, via the coding sequence ATGCCCAAGTCAATGACGCGGGCGCTTCTGGCGTTGCTCATATTTGTCGGTCTTGCGTTCGGCCAGGGAACAGGGGTTCTGGCAGGAACAACAGGCGGCATCCAAGGCACCGTCACCAGCGCGACCGGCAGTCCGGTTGCTAATGTCCAAGTTTCGGCAGTTGCACCGTCATACTCGAATAAGACGGTCACCGGCTCGAACGGTTTCTATGCACTCGCCAGTCTGCCACCCGATACATACACAGTCACATTCACTGCCACCGGGTTTACTCCGGTTTCGGTGTTCGGGATCACGGTCAACCAGGATCAGACCGTTGCACTCAACCACACGTTGACCACCGAGGTCAAGACGCTCGGCAAGCAGACGGTCCGCGGCACCACGTCGTTGGTGCAGCCAAAGACCACGGTGAACCAATACACGGTCACCAGCCAGAGCATTCAAAACATCACCGGCACGCCGCAGAATATCTCCGAAACCGCCGTGCTCAACACGCTGCCCGGCATTACCACCGACAGCGCGGGATATCCAGTGATTCGCGCCGGCGCAGAAAATGAAGAAGGCTACGAGTTGGAAGGCATCGACGCCACCGACCCGTTGACCGGACAATTCATCAACAGCTTGTCGCTAGTGGGCGATTCACGAATCGTGGTTTCCACCGGCGGCTACGACGTCAGCAACGGCAACACCAACGCCGGCGTCATCAACTCGGTGATCAAGCGCGGTGCCTATCCGGGCGCCGGCCAGTCCACCGCAAGAATGAACTTCCAGAACTTCGACCATCGCCTTGCGGGCGAGTGGGGAAGCGCCACGCCGGACAATCGGTTTAGCTACTTCATGGCGTTCAATTCGATCCGAGACTATCGCGTCTACGGTGACCGCACCACGTTCTTGCCGCGCTTAGTCGGCGCCGTCGGCGACGAAACTGGCAACCAGGACGTGATGAACCTCTTCTACCGCTGGGGCGAGAACAACGCAAACGAGATTCAGTATTTCGGCGAAACGGGCGCCAGCCTGTTCAACGAGAACAATCTCATCAACTCCGCCACCACGCCGTACGCCTCGAACAACGGTGAAGTCCTTGCATCGCTCGGCCCCGACATTGTCGCAGCGACGCAGCTCTTCCCCGGGCAAGTCGGGCTGAATCAATTCACCGATTACGCCGACCACGAAAACAACCAGCACAGCATACAAAAGCTTAATTTCCGGCGCACGCTCACCGCGTCCAGCTACGCCGAGCTGCGCTTCACCCGCACCGACGAAGCCGACAACTTCATCCTTCCGTGGGATGGCGGCGCATTCGGCGACGAATTCGAGCACAACTACAGTGCGAACTCGGGCATTGGGTTCGATTACGAAAACCAGCTTTCGAGCAAACACCAAATCGCCTTTGGTGCCGAGACGATCTTCACCAAGTCCGCGTACGACCTTGGCTTGCCAAGCGAGTCGGCGTTCATCTTCGGAAACGAACTCTGCTACGTCACCCCGATCAACATCGCGTTCGGGTGCCCGTCGAATGAGCAATTCCTCGGGAAGATGCCCGCGCTCACGTTGCTCGTGAACGACCCGCTGCATCGCAGTGATCTGTGGGTCAAAGACGATTGGTCGCCCAGCGACAAGATCCAAGCCACCATCGGCGTGCGTTACGACCAAGAGATCCTCGACATTCCCGCAAACGCTGCGCGGTACAACTACTCGTTCACCACGAGTCCGGTCACGGGCGCCGTCACCCAGCTTCCGGGCCCGGCGATCACATCCGACGTGACGCATCCGAAGCAGGTCAGCCCGCGCTTCGCACTGTCATATAAGCTGGACGACAACAACGTCCTGCGCTTCTCGTACGGCAAGAACATCGAGTTCACGCCGTTCACCAACGTGGAAGCGAAGTCGGCGATAAGCCCGTCGATGGCGCAGTGCAACATCGCCAGCGGCTGCTTCCAACCGCTCCTGGGCGGACCGGGCAATCTCGTGCCTGGTCAGACGAGCCCGAGCAACAACATCACCAATCTGTATCAACAGGCCATCGGCGACTACAACAGCAACTTCTTCGCACAGTACACGCCGGTGAAGCCGCAGCGCGCCACCAACTACGATCTTAGCTTCACGCACGAATTCCCGAACAACTTCGAGCTGCGGATCACGCCGTACTACCGTAAAGGCGTCGACTACGTAGTGGCAAATACGCCGCTGCTGTTCACGCTGCCGGATGGAACGTCGATCTTCGGCTCGCCGCGCGAGCAAAACGCGGGCGTCAACCAAAACACGGGCGTTGAGCTGGCCCTTCAGAAGAATGCGTCATTCGGTCTGTCGGGAACATTCAGCTTCACGTACGACAACACGCTCGCCAACTACAACAGCGACTTCTTTCCGTCCACGAACAACGCCGCGTTGGCGCTGAACCACTTCTTCCACGTGTCCTATGTGGCGCCGATCGTCGCAACGCTGAACCTCGCTATGGACACGCGCAACGGCTGGCACTTCTCGGCGCTCATGCCGTTCGAGTCTGGCTACCGCTACGGCGTCGGCAAGAAGACGTTCATCTTCCAGCCGATCGGTCCGAACGGTGGAGAAAAACCGGTTGAAGTGCTCAACACCGACCTCGCGGAGATCGCGCTTGGCGCCAACCAGTTCACGAGCGCGTACTACTTCACCGATCCGTCCAACCCGGGAACGATCCTGCATCCTAACATCACAGGATCGCGCGGCACGGACGACGGCAACGATCCGGGCACGCTCATAGGCCCGCCGCGCTTCTTCCTCAACAACGTGACGGTCGCGCACGACGTCGGCCACGGGCCGACGGGCATGCAAGTCGGTATAGTTGGCACGAATCTGCTCGGCAACTACACCAACACCGTGGTCGGCGGCAACTCGCGCTACCGCAACAACGGCCTGGGCGGTTTCGGCCCGACGTCGGGAACGAACCTCGTGCTCCCGCTGTTCGAGCCATACCAGTTCCCGCGCAGCCCAAATCCATACGAAAACGAGCCAACAGGACCAGCACGCCTGTATACGCTTTTCGTGAGCATCAAGTATTAG